In Thermococcus thioreducens, a genomic segment contains:
- a CDS encoding 30S ribosomal protein S19e yields MATVYDVPGDLLVERVAKALKEIEAIKPPEWAPFVKTGRHKERLPEQEDWWYYRVASIFRKIYIDGPVGIERLRTWYGGRKNRGHAPEHFYKAGGGIIRKALQQLEAAGFVQKVPGEGRIVTPQGQSFLDKIATELKKELEEQIPELKKY; encoded by the coding sequence ATGGCGACCGTTTACGACGTTCCCGGTGATTTGCTCGTGGAGAGGGTTGCAAAGGCTCTCAAGGAGATCGAGGCCATAAAGCCGCCCGAGTGGGCCCCGTTCGTCAAGACCGGCAGGCACAAGGAGCGCCTTCCGGAGCAGGAGGACTGGTGGTACTACAGGGTTGCAAGCATCTTCAGGAAGATCTACATCGACGGCCCGGTCGGAATCGAGAGGCTCCGCACCTGGTACGGCGGCAGGAAGAACCGCGGGCACGCCCCGGAGCACTTCTACAAGGCCGGCGGGGGCATCATAAGGAAGGCCCTCCAGCAGCTTGAGGCTGCCGGCTTCGTCCAGAAGGTTCCGGGCGAGGGCAGGATTGTCACCCCGCAGGGACAGAGCTTCCTCGACAAGATTGCCACCGAGCTCAAGAAGGAGCTTGAGGAGCAGATTCCGGAGCTCAAGAAGTACTGA
- the rpl18a gene encoding 50S ribosomal protein L18Ae produces MEVKVFRVKGVFERNGKRERFTREYRGLKKEDVIEILYSEVGSKHRVPRNKIWIESVEEIKPEEAENPIVRKLSGL; encoded by the coding sequence ATGGAGGTTAAGGTCTTCCGCGTTAAGGGCGTGTTCGAGAGGAACGGAAAGAGGGAGAGGTTCACCAGGGAGTACCGTGGCCTTAAGAAAGAGGACGTCATCGAGATACTCTACTCCGAGGTCGGCAGCAAGCACCGTGTCCCGAGGAACAAGATATGGATCGAGAGCGTCGAGGAGATAAAGCCCGAAGAGGCCGAGAACCCGATAGTCAGAAAGCTGAGCGGCCTCTGA
- a CDS encoding 50S ribosomal protein L31e, producing the protein MIKPGEEVIFVVPIKKIKKRVPRWKRAPRAARFVREWIARHAKADEVIIGTDVNEKLWERGAEKPPSKLRVKVVVEEEEGKRIAKVSLA; encoded by the coding sequence ATGATCAAGCCCGGAGAGGAAGTCATATTCGTCGTTCCCATCAAGAAGATAAAGAAGCGCGTTCCGCGCTGGAAGAGGGCCCCGAGGGCTGCTCGCTTCGTCCGCGAGTGGATAGCCAGGCACGCCAAGGCCGACGAGGTCATCATAGGCACCGACGTCAACGAGAAGCTCTGGGAGCGCGGCGCCGAAAAGCCGCCCAGCAAGCTCCGCGTTAAGGTTGTTGTCGAAGAGGAAGAGGGCAAGAGGATTGCCAAGGTCTCCCTAGCCTGA
- a CDS encoding DUF7411 family protein, producing the protein MIVHHLYSGGKDSSLSAWILTRLGYEVRLVTVSFGTLDNWRFARETAERLGFEHQVLYLPREVLERAADMAVSDGHPNNAIQFIHEQALEALASLPEVERVSDGTRRDDRVPFLDLPRARSLEDRFNVAYIRPLLGLGYKTIRELTERLFVVEIRESEELEKADYEVELRHVLRERGIDPLEIFPKRHYQSRVLGWRGEET; encoded by the coding sequence ATGATCGTCCATCATCTCTACTCCGGCGGCAAGGACTCAAGCCTGAGTGCGTGGATTCTAACTAGGCTCGGCTACGAGGTGAGATTGGTTACCGTCAGCTTTGGCACTCTCGACAACTGGCGATTCGCGAGGGAGACTGCCGAACGGCTCGGCTTCGAGCACCAGGTTCTCTACCTGCCGCGCGAGGTTCTGGAGAGGGCGGCGGATATGGCAGTAAGCGACGGCCACCCGAACAACGCAATACAGTTCATCCATGAGCAGGCTTTAGAGGCGCTGGCATCGCTTCCGGAGGTCGAGAGGGTCAGCGACGGGACGAGGAGGGACGACAGGGTTCCTTTCCTCGACCTGCCGAGGGCCCGCTCCCTGGAGGACCGCTTTAACGTCGCCTACATAAGGCCCCTGCTCGGCCTCGGTTACAAGACGATACGCGAGCTGACAGAGAGGCTCTTCGTCGTTGAAATCCGCGAGAGCGAGGAGCTAGAAAAGGCGGACTACGAGGTCGAGCTCAGGCACGTCCTCCGCGAGAGGGGAATCGACCCGCTGGAGATATTCCCAAAGAGGCACTACCAGTCGAGGGTTCTCGGCTGGAGGGGAGAGGAGACCTGA
- a CDS encoding translation initiation factor IF-6 → MHIERLDFENSPYLGVYGTATERVVLIREGLGERKLEVLREVLKVPLVETSIMKSRIVGIFAAGNSNAIVVPWYVWDAELEKINGQLREHGIDTEVVPFQSTLTAFGNLILANDRAALISAKFTREEAKKLEDILGVEVERGMIGDFHAVGSVGVVTNRGGLVHPEATDEELEWLRDLFKVDIYVGTANMGVPFVGSCMLANSHGVVVGHLTTGPEIVKIEEALGFLD, encoded by the coding sequence ATGCACATAGAAAGGCTCGATTTTGAGAACTCCCCGTATCTGGGCGTTTACGGAACTGCCACCGAGAGGGTAGTCCTTATCAGGGAGGGCCTCGGTGAGAGGAAGCTTGAGGTTCTCAGGGAGGTTCTCAAGGTTCCGCTCGTCGAGACGAGCATTATGAAGTCGCGCATAGTAGGCATATTCGCGGCCGGGAACTCCAACGCGATAGTCGTCCCGTGGTACGTCTGGGACGCGGAGCTGGAGAAGATAAACGGCCAGCTTAGGGAGCACGGGATAGATACAGAGGTGGTTCCCTTCCAGAGCACCCTCACGGCCTTCGGCAACCTGATTTTGGCGAACGACAGGGCGGCCCTGATAAGCGCCAAGTTCACCCGCGAGGAGGCCAAGAAGCTTGAGGACATACTCGGCGTCGAGGTCGAGAGGGGGATGATAGGCGACTTCCACGCCGTTGGAAGCGTTGGGGTGGTCACCAACAGGGGCGGTTTGGTTCACCCCGAGGCGACCGATGAGGAGCTTGAGTGGCTCCGCGACCTCTTCAAGGTCGATATTTACGTCGGAACCGCCAACATGGGCGTTCCCTTCGTTGGCTCCTGCATGCTTGCCAACTCTCACGGTGTCGTCGTTGGACACCTAACAACTGGACCCGAGATCGTGAAGATTGAGGAGGCTTTGGGATTCCTTGACTGA
- a CDS encoding metallophosphoesterase family protein, which yields MLVALISDIHSNLEALKAVWREVRNADVILCMGDLVGYGASPNEVVEFARRQMEKRTFLCVRGNHDNAVAFGLDWGFNPYARQAVRWHQRVMTTENLEFLRGLPIRQLFTDDTGRSYLLIHGSPRAPLDEYLFPWFSDLELRSVLSYVRQDDLLVGHTHVPMLRVIDGRRVINPGGVGQPRDGDWRAAYALIDTEREPPDNVEFHRVEYDVDSAAEKIIEAGLPRFLAMRLYEGY from the coding sequence ATGCTCGTCGCCCTGATCTCGGACATCCACTCCAACCTGGAGGCGCTGAAGGCCGTGTGGCGGGAGGTAAGGAATGCCGATGTCATTCTCTGCATGGGTGACCTGGTCGGCTACGGGGCGAGCCCAAACGAGGTCGTAGAGTTCGCCCGAAGGCAAATGGAGAAGAGAACCTTCCTCTGCGTACGCGGCAACCACGACAACGCGGTGGCGTTTGGCCTCGACTGGGGCTTCAACCCCTACGCGAGGCAGGCTGTGAGGTGGCACCAGCGGGTGATGACAACGGAGAACCTTGAGTTCCTCAGGGGGCTACCGATAAGGCAGCTCTTCACAGATGATACCGGTAGGAGCTACCTCCTCATCCACGGCTCGCCGCGTGCTCCCTTGGATGAGTATCTGTTTCCCTGGTTCTCGGATTTGGAGTTGCGCTCCGTTCTCAGCTACGTCAGGCAGGACGACCTGCTCGTCGGCCACACCCATGTCCCAATGCTGAGGGTGATAGACGGCAGGAGGGTTATAAACCCCGGCGGCGTCGGCCAGCCAAGGGACGGCGACTGGAGGGCGGCCTATGCGCTGATCGACACCGAAAGGGAGCCGCCTGACAACGTTGAGTTCCACCGGGTAGAATACGATGTTGATTCTGCAGCGGAGAAGATAATAGAAGCGGGACTTCCAAGGTTCTTGGCAATGAGGCTCTACGAGGGATATTGA
- a CDS encoding DNA-binding protein: MAEDIEEIRKRKLMELQKKYLEQQKAQEEAIRQEMELEAQLDAIMRRILTPEARERLGRVKLVKPELARQVQLVLVQLYQAGQIREPIDDAKLKKILAQIDARTRRDFKIKW; this comes from the coding sequence ATGGCCGAGGACATAGAGGAGATCAGGAAGCGCAAGCTCATGGAGCTTCAGAAGAAGTATCTTGAGCAGCAGAAGGCTCAGGAAGAGGCCATAAGGCAGGAGATGGAGCTTGAGGCTCAGCTAGATGCGATAATGAGAAGGATCCTCACGCCGGAGGCCAGGGAAAGGCTCGGAAGGGTGAAGCTCGTTAAGCCAGAGCTCGCGAGACAGGTTCAGCTCGTCCTCGTCCAGCTCTACCAGGCCGGACAGATAAGGGAGCCCATAGACGACGCCAAGCTGAAGAAAATACTCGCCCAGATTGACGCAAGGACGAGACGGGACTTCAAGATTAAATGGTAG
- a CDS encoding type II toxin-antitoxin system VapC family toxin, whose amino-acid sequence MKIVLDTNAFNNSTFLEWLMESSLEPVTSSVVYMELLYRYARRKGLPEAKSKLMAIFDSLGIKVMGFDETCAELAVNSAIGHWDFSKNARDYMIGALALKLNAPLITYNKKHFGWLPEVFTPEEAMEHFSK is encoded by the coding sequence ATGAAAATAGTCCTGGACACAAACGCCTTCAACAACAGTACTTTTTTAGAATGGTTGATGGAATCGAGTCTTGAACCCGTTACGAGCTCCGTCGTCTACATGGAACTGCTCTACAGATACGCCCGACGAAAAGGCCTGCCCGAAGCGAAGAGCAAGTTAATGGCAATCTTTGATTCTCTGGGAATTAAAGTTATGGGATTTGATGAAACCTGCGCTGAACTTGCCGTGAATTCCGCTATCGGTCACTGGGACTTCTCCAAAAACGCCAGGGATTACATGATAGGTGCCTTGGCGCTGAAACTCAACGCCCCGCTGATCACTTACAACAAGAAGCACTTCGGATGGCTTCCTGAGGTCTTCACACCAGAAGAAGCTATGGAGCACTTCAGTAAATAG
- the acs gene encoding acetate--CoA ligase alpha subunit: protein MDGNLEALFRPKSIAVIGASEKPGKIGYAVMKNLVEYGYDGKIYPINIKGVEIEINGRKFKSYRSILDVPDEIDMAVIVVPAKFVPQGVEEAGKKGVKVLPIISSGFGELGEEGKKVERQIVEIAHKYGMRILGPNIFGVVYTPAKMNATFGPTDVMPGSLALISQSGALGIALMGWTILEKVGLSAVVSVGNKSDIDDADLLEFFKTDDNTKAILIYMEGVKDGRRFMEVAKEVSKEKPIIIIKAGRSERGAKAAASHTGSLAGADSIYTAAFKQSGVLRALTIGEAFDWARTLSNLPEPEGENLVILTNGGGIGVMATDAAEEEGLHLYDDLDELRVFANHMPPFGSYKNPVDLTGMAGAESYEGAVRDALANPNMHSIAVLYCQTAVLDPRDLAKIVIREYNESGRKKPLVVAIVGGIEAKEAIDMLNEEGIPAYPEPERAIKALAALYRWSRWKARQRRE, encoded by the coding sequence ATGGATGGGAACCTGGAAGCTCTCTTTAGACCCAAGAGCATCGCCGTCATCGGCGCTTCTGAAAAACCGGGCAAGATAGGATACGCTGTTATGAAAAACCTCGTTGAGTACGGCTACGATGGGAAGATATACCCGATCAACATCAAGGGTGTTGAGATTGAGATAAACGGGAGAAAGTTCAAGTCCTACAGGAGCATCCTTGACGTCCCGGACGAGATTGACATGGCGGTCATCGTCGTTCCGGCCAAGTTCGTTCCGCAGGGCGTCGAGGAGGCCGGAAAGAAGGGTGTCAAGGTTCTCCCAATAATAAGCTCTGGCTTCGGTGAGCTCGGCGAAGAGGGCAAGAAGGTCGAGAGGCAGATAGTTGAGATAGCGCACAAGTACGGCATGAGAATACTCGGCCCGAACATCTTCGGTGTAGTCTACACACCCGCCAAGATGAACGCTACCTTCGGCCCGACCGACGTCATGCCGGGTAGCCTCGCCCTCATCAGTCAGAGCGGAGCGCTCGGAATAGCCCTCATGGGCTGGACGATCCTTGAGAAGGTTGGCCTTTCAGCGGTCGTCAGCGTCGGAAACAAGAGCGACATCGATGATGCCGATCTGCTTGAGTTCTTCAAGACCGACGACAACACCAAGGCGATTCTCATATACATGGAGGGCGTCAAGGATGGAAGGCGCTTCATGGAGGTCGCCAAGGAGGTCAGCAAGGAGAAGCCGATAATCATCATCAAGGCCGGAAGGAGCGAGCGCGGCGCCAAGGCCGCCGCTTCACACACCGGTTCGCTTGCCGGTGCCGACAGCATCTACACAGCTGCCTTCAAGCAGAGCGGCGTTCTCAGGGCTCTAACCATCGGTGAGGCCTTCGACTGGGCGAGAACACTCAGCAACCTGCCGGAGCCGGAGGGAGAGAACCTCGTCATTCTCACCAACGGCGGCGGAATAGGAGTTATGGCCACCGATGCGGCCGAGGAGGAGGGGCTGCACCTCTATGACGACCTCGATGAGCTGAGGGTCTTCGCCAACCACATGCCGCCCTTCGGTTCCTACAAGAACCCCGTCGATCTCACAGGAATGGCCGGCGCGGAGAGCTACGAGGGTGCCGTCAGAGACGCCCTCGCCAACCCGAACATGCACAGCATAGCCGTCCTCTACTGCCAGACGGCCGTGCTCGACCCGCGTGACTTGGCCAAGATAGTCATCCGCGAGTACAACGAGAGCGGCAGGAAGAAGCCCCTCGTCGTTGCAATCGTCGGCGGCATAGAGGCCAAGGAAGCCATCGACATGCTCAACGAGGAAGGAATCCCTGCATATCCAGAGCCGGAGAGGGCCATAAAGGCCTTAGCCGCGCTCTACCGCTGGAGCAGGTGGAAGGCCAGGCAGAGGAGGGAGTGA
- a CDS encoding phosphate-starvation-inducible PsiE family protein, which yields MRQPTEIGRSVMTWLNVLFDVVVIALATLTMAYIVYIMWRLVINSFNNFDVETVLHQIVLVIIFLEIFELLAMYIKDHHVSMRNVVELGVLAIVRKIVVTLDYSRIEWTTLVGMSLLMFVMGWIYVQERKRITQHEEFLMEHRGR from the coding sequence ATGAGACAACCGACAGAAATCGGGAGGTCTGTAATGACGTGGCTAAACGTTCTCTTTGATGTAGTGGTTATCGCACTCGCAACGCTCACGATGGCGTATATAGTCTACATAATGTGGAGACTGGTCATAAACTCCTTTAATAACTTTGACGTCGAGACCGTTCTCCACCAGATAGTCCTCGTGATAATATTCCTTGAAATATTTGAGCTATTGGCGATGTACATTAAAGACCACCATGTTAGTATGCGCAACGTTGTCGAGCTGGGTGTTCTGGCAATAGTGAGAAAAATAGTGGTGACCCTCGATTACAGCAGGATTGAGTGGACAACCCTCGTGGGGATGTCCCTCCTGATGTTTGTAATGGGCTGGATATACGTCCAGGAAAGAAAGCGCATTACACAGCACGAGGAATTCCTTATGGAGCACAGGGGCCGATGA
- a CDS encoding YhbY family RNA-binding protein: MEKRLPGKVRRAIRARYYDIPPRAWIGKRGLDEGVIEEINTQLEKDGILKVEIRKGALISTGLDRKELAEKVAELTDSELIEVRGKRFILFKPREGWEKYLRKLQRKELSKEKREEKPVKKVRLDIAQFRRKFKKGRD, translated from the coding sequence ATGGAGAAACGCTTACCCGGAAAGGTGAGAAGGGCGATAAGGGCGAGATACTACGACATCCCCCCGCGAGCCTGGATAGGTAAGAGGGGACTGGATGAGGGTGTGATTGAGGAGATAAACACCCAGCTTGAGAAGGACGGCATCCTTAAAGTGGAGATCAGAAAAGGTGCGCTCATCTCAACCGGCCTCGACAGGAAGGAGCTGGCCGAGAAGGTGGCCGAGCTCACCGACAGCGAGCTCATAGAAGTTCGCGGCAAAAGGTTTATATTGTTCAAACCGAGGGAAGGTTGGGAAAAGTATTTAAGGAAGCTCCAGAGAAAGGAGCTTTCGAAGGAAAAGCGGGAGGAGAAGCCCGTTAAGAAAGTCAGGCTCGATATCGCTCAATTCAGGAGGAAATTCAAGAAGGGGAGGGATTGA
- a CDS encoding 50S ribosomal protein L39e, with product MARNKPLAKKLRLAKAAKQNRRIPVWVIVKTNRKVMTHPKRRMWRRTKLKE from the coding sequence ATGGCGAGAAACAAGCCGCTTGCGAAGAAGCTCAGACTTGCCAAGGCCGCGAAGCAGAACAGGCGCATTCCGGTCTGGGTCATCGTCAAGACCAACAGGAAGGTCATGACCCACCCCAAGAGGAGAATGTGGAGAAGGACCAAGCTTAAGGAGTGA
- a CDS encoding AbrB/MazE/SpoVT family DNA-binding domain-containing protein, whose protein sequence is MPVVTKKYQVTIPKEVREALGIRAGDEVVFVREGDRYVLMKLTDLLKELSEITKDIDETVEEVRQGLARGIERSLRELEGGE, encoded by the coding sequence ATGCCAGTTGTGACAAAGAAATACCAGGTCACGATCCCCAAGGAGGTGCGGGAGGCACTGGGGATAAGGGCCGGGGACGAGGTGGTCTTCGTCCGTGAAGGTGACAGGTACGTTCTGATGAAACTAACCGACCTCCTCAAGGAGCTTAGCGAGATAACAAAGGACATAGACGAGACCGTTGAGGAGGTCAGGCAGGGACTTGCGAGGGGTATAGAGCGGTCTCTTCGCGAGCTGGAGGGAGGGGAATGA
- a CDS encoding PRC-barrel domain-containing protein, which yields MVKIIASKLRDVELITDTGIRLGWVYDLSFDEETGDILVIVAEPDEDLDTSEFVTDHEGLLLIPVSAVKSIGEVIIIDSGKLAVKSKLRRVGAIKRRLSEEESQTPGE from the coding sequence ATGGTCAAGATAATAGCCTCCAAGCTTAGGGACGTGGAGCTGATAACCGACACCGGCATAAGGCTCGGCTGGGTCTATGACCTCAGCTTCGATGAGGAAACCGGCGATATTCTTGTGATAGTTGCCGAGCCCGATGAGGATCTCGATACGAGCGAATTTGTCACCGATCACGAGGGTCTTCTCCTCATACCGGTGAGCGCGGTTAAGAGCATCGGCGAGGTAATCATAATAGACTCGGGCAAGCTCGCGGTCAAGTCCAAGCTCAGGAGGGTCGGGGCGATAAAGAGAAGGCTCTCTGAGGAGGAGTCCCAGACTCCGGGGGAGTGA
- a CDS encoding transcription initiation factor IIB has translation MSKRRVCPVCGSTEFIYDPGRGEVVCKVCGYVIEENVIDMGPEWRAFDASQREKRARVGAPESILLHDKGLSTDIGIDRNLSGLMREKMYRLRKWQSRLRVSDAAERNLAFALSELDRIASQLKLPRHVEEEAARLYREAVRKGLIRGRSIESVIAACVYAACRLLKVPRTLDEIADISRVDKKEIGRSFRFIARNLNLTPKKLFVKPTDYVNKFADELGLSERVRRRAIAILDEAYDKGLTSGKSPAGLVAAALYIAGLLEDEKRTQREVAEVARVTEVTVRNRYKELVDKLNLKIPV, from the coding sequence GTGAGCAAGCGTAGGGTCTGCCCGGTCTGCGGCTCGACGGAGTTCATCTACGACCCGGGTAGGGGAGAGGTCGTCTGTAAGGTTTGCGGTTACGTTATTGAGGAGAACGTCATAGATATGGGCCCCGAATGGCGCGCTTTTGACGCGAGCCAGAGGGAGAAAAGGGCGCGCGTTGGTGCCCCGGAGAGCATTCTTCTGCACGACAAGGGTCTTTCGACCGACATCGGCATAGACAGGAACCTCTCCGGACTTATGCGCGAGAAGATGTACAGACTTAGAAAGTGGCAGTCCCGCTTGAGGGTAAGCGATGCGGCCGAGCGTAACCTTGCCTTCGCTTTGAGCGAGCTGGATAGAATAGCCTCACAGCTCAAGCTCCCGAGGCACGTTGAGGAAGAGGCCGCGAGGCTCTACCGTGAGGCCGTCAGGAAGGGCCTCATAAGGGGACGCTCCATAGAGAGCGTCATAGCGGCATGTGTCTACGCCGCCTGCAGACTCCTCAAGGTTCCGAGAACCCTCGACGAGATAGCCGACATATCCCGTGTTGACAAGAAGGAGATAGGCAGGAGCTTCCGCTTTATTGCCAGAAACCTCAACCTCACGCCAAAGAAGCTCTTCGTTAAGCCCACTGACTACGTCAACAAGTTCGCCGATGAGCTGGGGCTCAGCGAGAGGGTGCGGAGGAGGGCCATAGCCATACTTGACGAGGCCTACGATAAAGGACTGACGAGCGGAAAGAGCCCCGCGGGTCTGGTTGCGGCGGCGCTATACATTGCCGGTTTGCTTGAGGACGAGAAGAGGACCCAGCGGGAAGTTGCGGAAGTCGCCCGCGTCACCGAGGTCACCGTCAGAAACCGCTACAAGGAGCTTGTGGACAAGCTCAACCTTAAGATTCCGGTTTAA
- the fen gene encoding flap endonuclease-1 has translation MGVQIGELIPKKEIELENLYGRKVAVDAFNAVYQFLSTIRQRDGTPLMDSRGRITSHLSGLFYRNINLMEAGIKPAYVFDGKSPEFKKKEIEKRREARKEAEEKWYEALERGDLEEAKKYAMRATRVNDQLINDAKRLLELMGIPVIQAPSEGEAQAAYMAAKKKVYASASQDYDSLLFGAPRLVRNVTITGRRKLPGKNVYVDVRPELIVLEEVLRELGVDREKLIEMAILVGTDYNPGGIKGIGPKKALTIVKRSKDPLKKYNKESEVDLYAIKEFFLNPPVTDEYELKWREPDEGGILKFLCDEHDFSEERVKNGLERLKKAVKAGKQSTLESWFGKR, from the coding sequence ATGGGCGTACAGATAGGTGAGTTAATCCCTAAGAAAGAGATAGAACTCGAGAACCTCTATGGCAGGAAGGTGGCGGTAGATGCCTTCAACGCCGTTTACCAGTTCCTCTCAACAATAAGACAGCGCGATGGAACGCCGCTCATGGACTCCCGCGGGAGGATAACCTCCCACCTGAGCGGGCTCTTCTACAGGAACATCAACCTTATGGAGGCAGGAATAAAGCCAGCGTATGTTTTTGACGGGAAGTCCCCGGAATTCAAAAAGAAGGAGATAGAGAAGCGCCGTGAGGCCAGGAAAGAGGCCGAGGAGAAGTGGTACGAGGCTCTGGAGCGCGGGGACCTTGAGGAGGCCAAGAAGTACGCGATGCGTGCAACCAGAGTCAACGATCAACTGATAAACGACGCCAAAAGGCTCCTTGAGCTGATGGGAATTCCCGTAATTCAGGCGCCGAGCGAGGGTGAGGCCCAGGCCGCCTACATGGCCGCCAAAAAGAAGGTCTACGCTTCCGCGAGTCAGGACTACGACTCGCTCCTCTTCGGTGCGCCCCGGCTCGTGAGGAACGTGACAATAACCGGCAGGAGAAAGCTCCCCGGAAAGAACGTCTACGTTGATGTCCGGCCCGAGTTGATAGTCCTTGAGGAGGTTCTCAGGGAGCTCGGCGTGGACAGGGAGAAGCTCATCGAGATGGCCATACTGGTCGGCACGGACTACAATCCCGGGGGGATAAAGGGCATCGGGCCCAAGAAGGCCCTCACCATCGTTAAGCGGAGCAAAGACCCGCTGAAGAAGTACAACAAAGAGAGCGAAGTCGACCTCTACGCGATAAAGGAGTTCTTCCTCAATCCACCTGTCACAGACGAGTACGAGCTCAAGTGGCGTGAACCCGACGAGGGGGGAATCCTCAAGTTCCTCTGCGACGAGCACGACTTCAGTGAGGAGAGGGTAAAAAACGGCCTTGAGAGGCTGAAAAAAGCTGTAAAGGCAGGAAAGCAGTCAACCCTTGAGAGCTGGTTCGGGAAGCGCTGA